In Candidatus Eisenbacteria bacterium, the sequence CAAGCCCATCCTCGAGGCCGACGGCCGGGCGCAGGCCGAGCAGCCGCAGCGCGGCTTGCGTAGAAGCCGCGGTGTGCCGGGCGTCCCCCGGAGAGGCGTCCTCGTGCCGGATCGCGGCCTTGCGTCCCGCGATCCGCTCCATCACACCGAGGGCCTCCTCGATGCCGATCCTGGTTCCGCCCCCGATGTTGAGGGCGAGCCCCGGCTCGGTCGGAGTATCCAGGGCGCGGAGGTTCGCCTCGATGGCGTCGTCAATGTAGGTGAAGTCCCGCGTCTGCCGGCCGTCCCCATAGACGACGATCTCCTCGTTGCGCAGGATCGCCCGGAAGAAGCGGTGGAACATCATGTCGGGCCTCTGCCTGGGACCATAGACGGTGAAGTAGCGGAGGCTGACCGCGGGAAGACCGTACTGCACGGCGTAGAGACGGACCAGCAACTCCCCCGCCAGCTTCGTCACGCCGTAGGGGGAAACGGGGAGCTTGGGATCGTCCTCCGCCGTCGGGAATCTCTCCGCGTCTCCATAGACGGAGGACGAGGAAGCGTAGACGAAACGACGCAGCCGCGCGCCGCGCTCGCGGCAGGCCTCGAGCAGCGACTGGGTGGCCTCGACGTTCGCCGACAGGTAGTCGCGGAACCTCCCTCCCCAGGAGGTGCGGACCCCCGCCTGCGCGGCCTGGTGGAAGACGGCGTCCACGCCGTCCAGGATCTCCTCCATGGGCACTCTTCGGAGATCCTCCTCGATGAGGCGAAAGCGAGACTTGGCGAGCAGGGGCTGGACGTTGCGGCGCTTGAGCGCCGGATCGTAGGCGTCGGTGAAGCAGTCGAGACCGATCACGTCGTGGCCGGCATGGAGGAGCCTCTCGCAGAGATGCGAGCCGATGAAGCCCGCGGCGCCGGTGACGAGAAGCCTGCCCATCCCCCCTATTGCCCCATCTTCCGGAGCGAGTCGCCGATCTCGGAGAGCCGCCTCCGGGCTCCGCTGTCCGCGGGATGCCTGCGCACCCAGTCCTCAAGGACCTTGTAGGCGTCCGCGAGCCGGTTCTGCTCATAATAGAAGGAGAAGAGCTCGCGCAGCGCCTCCTGATCCTCCGGGAATCGCCCGAGGATGTCCCTGTAGATCTGCTCCGCCTCCTCCAAGCGGCCCTGCTTCTCGATCGTGCGCCCCAGCAGGCGCATGATCGGGAAATCTCCGTATCCAAGCTCGATGAGCCTGCGGAACATCTCCTCCGACCGATCGAGCCGGTCGGCGCGATAGAAGGCCGCCCCCGCGCTGTAGAGAATGCTCGGGGCATCGGAGAAGACGACAGCCCGGTCTGCCGCCCGCATGGCCTCTTCCGTCTGTCCCTCCGAGAGGAGCTTCTCGGCCGCCCGGATGTAGCCCGCGCCATAGTTCTGGATCAGCTTCTTGGCGTTCTCGTCCTTATAGACGCTCCGGTCGTAGGCGCCGTCCGCGGTCAGGAGGCCCCGGTACTTGTAGACCCGATCGAGATTGCCGAGGGTCTTCTGCACATCGATGTCATCGGTCTCGCCGCCGTGCGACTCGCCCAGCCGGAAGGCGAGCCCCTCCATGGTCAGACGGTCGGTGTATCCCATCTGCTCGGGAACCGTCACGGCGAAGTAGATCGGTCGCTTGCCGTACTCCCTCTCGATGATCCGGTGGGTGGCGATGTCCTTCGCATAGGTGAACTGGTCCGGATCGGGGATGTACTTCTGGATCCCGTACGTGCGCAGATAGGAGACATACTGGTCCTTCCGCATGAAACCCTGCGCGTACTCGGCGAACTTCTCGGGCACGGCCCGGACCGCTTCGATCTCTCTGTCGTTCCACCCGAGGTCGACCTTGGGAGAGTAGTCGCGAAGCTGCTTGATGTACCAGCCGGTGTTGAGCAGGCTCAGGTTGACGACCCTGACATCCCTGCGAGCCTTCTCTACCTCCTGGATGTACCAGAGCGGGAAGGTGTCGTTGTCGCCGTTCGTGAAGATCAGCGCGTCCTTTTCGAGGGGATGGAGGCTGTTGTAGGCGTAGTCCCTCGCGAGGTAGAAGCCGCTTCGATCGCGGATCGGGTAGAACTGATGAACGAGCGAGAAAGAGAGCAGGAGGCCGAGCGCCGCCACGCCGTAGCCGAGCCGCGTGCCGAAGGCGTCGCGCCCCTCGGTGTAGGCCCAGCGGACCCAGCGGCCGATCGTGGCGAAGCCGAGGCCGATCCAGATCGCGAAGACCTGGTAGCTCGCCGTGAAGAAGTAATCTCGGTCCCGGACCTCGTCGTCGCGGAAGTTCAGATAGAAGACCATCCCCACGGATGTGATGAGGTAGAAGAGCAGGAGCATCAGGAAGGTCTTCCTCTCGCGCCGCGCGTGGGCCGCGAGACCGACCAGCCCCACGAGGTAGGGCAGATGCTTCGCTAGCCAGACGGGCGAGAAGTGGAGCTGATACTGGTCGTGGGCGTAGCGCCAGAAGTGCTTGCCGAACTGGATCGCCCACGAGGCGTTTCGCTCCAGGAAGGGGTTCGCGGGCTTGTACTGGTCCCTGATGAGCGCCAGCCAGAGGGCCTCCCTGCTCGAGGGATCGGCCTCGTTGATCATCGGGTCCAGCGCCGCGCGGATCGGCAGGTAGAGATGATTGGAGAGGGCGACCACCGCGAGCAGGAGGCACCAGAAGACGACGCCGCGCGGCCCGAGGGGGGACCAGAGGCGGCCGAGCAGGAGCGAGCCGGCGAGCCCCAGCGCCAGGAGGATGATCCATCCCTCCTTGAGGATCGGCAGCATCGCGGGCTGCAGCCCCACGAGGATCCCCGCCACGACGAGGGCCCCGAACGTGTGGGGCGCGAGCGTCCTGTGGTCGACCATGAGGACGAAGAGGAGCATCGCGGGCAGGACGAGGTAGGTCCCCATGTGGATCCCGGCCGACACGGCGATCAGGTAGTAGGCGAGCACGAAGAGCCGGTTGTCCCGCCGAGCCGACCCCTCCTTCCCTGCCCACCGGATCACGAGCCACAGGGAAGCGATCATCAGGGCGCTCGAGAGCCCGTAGACCTCCGCCTCCACGGCGTTCTCCCAGAAGGTGCGCGAGAAGGCGGTGAAGAGCCCCGTCGCGATCCCGCCGAGGACTCCGAGCTGGATCGGGGCGCTGTCGGGCTTGCCGCGCTGCTGCCACTTGAACACCTCGACGGTCACCAGGTAACCGAAGACGGCCGCGAGGCTCGAGGCCAGAGCGGAGAGGTAGTTGACCCGCGCCGCGATGCTGGCGATCGGGAAGAGGGTGAAAAGGCGGCCGATCAGGACGTAGAAGGGTGTGCCCGGCGGATGAGGGATGCCGAGGGTGTAGGAGGTCGCGATGAACTCGCCGCTGTCCCAGAAGGGGCAGGTCGGCGTCAGGGTCATCAGGTAGATCACCTGGCTCACGAGGAAGACGAAGAGGGCGCCCAGGGCGACCGCTCTCTCACGTATCCAGATCAAGGTCCTTCTCCTCCCCGCCCCTCGCGCGCCACGCGAAGCAGCAGATCCTCCGTCTCGTCCGCCATCCGACTCCAGTTGAAGTTCGCCGCCCAGGCGATCCCCGCCAGCCCCATCCTGCCCCAGAGAACGTCGTCGCTCAACAGCTGGGATAGGCGATCCGCCAGGGCCCCCACATCCCCGTGGGGGACGAGGAATCCCGTCTCGCCGTCGCGGACCGACTCCCTGAGCCCCGGGGAATCGGAGGCGACCACCGGTATCCCCATGGCGTTGGCCTCGATCACCGAGAGGCCCCATCCCTCCTTGGGCGAGGTGTAGACGAGAACCCTCGTCTGCCGGAGGACGGCCAGCTTCTCCCGGCCGCTCTTGTGCCCCAGCAGGGAGACGCGCCCCCCGAGGCCCTCGCGGGCGATCCTGGCCTCCAAGGCCGCCCGGTGGGTCCCCTCCCCCGCGATCCAGTAACGCACCTCGGGAACCGTTCGTTGAATCTCGGGGAGGGCATCGATGGCCAGGTCGATCCCCTTGTATTTCTTCAACCGACCCAGATACAGGATCACCGGCCCCGGGGTTCCCCTCCCCTCCTCGGGCCGATAGTAGTCATGGTCGATCCCCGATCGTATGACGTGGATCCGCTCCGGAGCGAGCCCCCGCGCGATCAGATCCTCCCGGGTCGAGTCGGAGAGAACCTGGAAGCGACAGCGGCGGTAGGCGGTGGGGATGAAGCGCTCGTGGAGATAGACATAGAGGCCGAGCGGCCAGGGCGCCTCCCGGAAGACGGTCGTTCCGAAGAGGTGGGGCACGTTCGTGAGTACGGGAACTTCCTTCTGGAAGAGGGGACCGAAGAAGGGGATCTTGTTCAGATCCTCGACGATCAAGTCGAAGCGCCGTCCCCGCAGCGCGCGCCATGCCCGCAGGACGGCCCAGTTGAACGTATAGGTGCTTCCCACGCGGAGGACTTCCATCCCATCGATCCGGTCGCGGCGCGGCGCGCCCGGCCAGGCCCCGGTGAGGAAGCAGATCTCATGGCCGCGGGCCTGCAGTCTGCGGTAGATCTCGTGGATGATCACTTCCGCTCCGCCCATCTCGGGATGGCGGATGTCCCGATAGCTGATGATCAGGATCGAGAGGCCCATCAGAGGGGATCTTCCTTCCGGCCGAGGACCGAGATCATCGCGCAGGTGTGGAGCCCCAGCCGGGTCCCCTTGAGACGCCGGCGGATGGCTCGGGGAATCGCGTCCAGGATGCGCGGCAAGCGCGGATAGAGGGGCAGACGCGCGATCCGCGCCCGCAGCAGAACGTATCGCGCCGACCTGTAGAGGAAGCCGGGCTCGAACCAGGTTCCGTCTGTCCGCACGACGCGGAATCCGGCCGCGCGCATCAGGCGCTCGAGCTGCCCCGGCGAATACTCCGTCTCCCAGCCCGCGAACCAGCGATTCATGAGGATCATGAGATGCTTGGCGATCGTGTAGATGTGCCATCGCTGGGGAACGTCGACGAGACAGTGCCCGCCCCGCTCCAGCACGCGGCAGTTCTCGGCGAGCAGAGGCGACGGATCGCGGAAGTGCTCCATCAGCCCCTGGTGGAAGACGACCTGGAACGCCCCGTCGCGAAACGGCATTCTGGTCGCGTCCGCGCAGATGGGGATCAGATCCAGCCCCTGCTCCCGCGCCAGGCGGCGGATCACCCGGAACGACTCCCGCACATAGTCCAGGACATAGACCCGTCCCCCTCGACGTGCGATCTCGATGCTGTCGCGGCCCGAGCCGGCGCCGACTTCGAGGATCCTGCTGCCTTGGAGGGGGAGATCCTCGAGTTGCCGGAGGATCCGCCCCTCGTTGGAGT encodes:
- a CDS encoding NAD-dependent epimerase/dehydratase family protein, with protein sequence MGRLLVTGAAGFIGSHLCERLLHAGHDVIGLDCFTDAYDPALKRRNVQPLLAKSRFRLIEEDLRRVPMEEILDGVDAVFHQAAQAGVRTSWGGRFRDYLSANVEATQSLLEACRERGARLRRFVYASSSSVYGDAERFPTAEDDPKLPVSPYGVTKLAGELLVRLYAVQYGLPAVSLRYFTVYGPRQRPDMMFHRFFRAILRNEEIVVYGDGRQTRDFTYIDDAIEANLRALDTPTEPGLALNIGGGTRIGIEEALGVMERIAGRKAAIRHEDASPGDARHTAASTQAALRLLGLRPAVGLEDGLARMHAWMIRYLAGEPE
- a CDS encoding DUF2723 domain-containing protein encodes the protein MIWIRERAVALGALFVFLVSQVIYLMTLTPTCPFWDSGEFIATSYTLGIPHPPGTPFYVLIGRLFTLFPIASIAARVNYLSALASSLAAVFGYLVTVEVFKWQQRGKPDSAPIQLGVLGGIATGLFTAFSRTFWENAVEAEVYGLSSALMIASLWLVIRWAGKEGSARRDNRLFVLAYYLIAVSAGIHMGTYLVLPAMLLFVLMVDHRTLAPHTFGALVVAGILVGLQPAMLPILKEGWIILLALGLAGSLLLGRLWSPLGPRGVVFWCLLLAVVALSNHLYLPIRAALDPMINEADPSSREALWLALIRDQYKPANPFLERNASWAIQFGKHFWRYAHDQYQLHFSPVWLAKHLPYLVGLVGLAAHARRERKTFLMLLLFYLITSVGMVFYLNFRDDEVRDRDYFFTASYQVFAIWIGLGFATIGRWVRWAYTEGRDAFGTRLGYGVAALGLLLSFSLVHQFYPIRDRSGFYLARDYAYNSLHPLEKDALIFTNGDNDTFPLWYIQEVEKARRDVRVVNLSLLNTGWYIKQLRDYSPKVDLGWNDREIEAVRAVPEKFAEYAQGFMRKDQYVSYLRTYGIQKYIPDPDQFTYAKDIATHRIIEREYGKRPIYFAVTVPEQMGYTDRLTMEGLAFRLGESHGGETDDIDVQKTLGNLDRVYKYRGLLTADGAYDRSVYKDENAKKLIQNYGAGYIRAAEKLLSEGQTEEAMRAADRAVVFSDAPSILYSAGAAFYRADRLDRSEEMFRRLIELGYGDFPIMRLLGRTIEKQGRLEEAEQIYRDILGRFPEDQEALRELFSFYYEQNRLADAYKVLEDWVRRHPADSGARRRLSEIGDSLRKMGQ
- a CDS encoding glycosyltransferase family 4 protein encodes the protein MGLSILIISYRDIRHPEMGGAEVIIHEIYRRLQARGHEICFLTGAWPGAPRRDRIDGMEVLRVGSTYTFNWAVLRAWRALRGRRFDLIVEDLNKIPFFGPLFQKEVPVLTNVPHLFGTTVFREAPWPLGLYVYLHERFIPTAYRRCRFQVLSDSTREDLIARGLAPERIHVIRSGIDHDYYRPEEGRGTPGPVILYLGRLKKYKGIDLAIDALPEIQRTVPEVRYWIAGEGTHRAALEARIAREGLGGRVSLLGHKSGREKLAVLRQTRVLVYTSPKEGWGLSVIEANAMGIPVVASDSPGLRESVRDGETGFLVPHGDVGALADRLSQLLSDDVLWGRMGLAGIAWAANFNWSRMADETEDLLLRVAREGRGGEGP
- a CDS encoding class I SAM-dependent methyltransferase, whose product is MRASTPGHWDRYWRDRRETIEEVYSNEGRILRQLEDLPLQGSRILEVGAGSGRDSIEIARRGGRVYVLDYVRESFRVIRRLAREQGLDLIPICADATRMPFRDGAFQVVFHQGLMEHFRDPSPLLAENCRVLERGGHCLVDVPQRWHIYTIAKHLMILMNRWFAGWETEYSPGQLERLMRAAGFRVVRTDGTWFEPGFLYRSARYVLLRARIARLPLYPRLPRILDAIPRAIRRRLKGTRLGLHTCAMISVLGRKEDPL